One window of the Hoplias malabaricus isolate fHopMal1 chromosome Y, fHopMal1.hap1, whole genome shotgun sequence genome contains the following:
- the LOC136679363 gene encoding forkhead box protein N4-like, whose product MIEGAFPQRIAGLMENSAQDYRLLTTDPSQLNKDELPGDLQSLSWLTAVDVPRLQQLGPGRPDFSISAQNGLLEQQTAQLNNMTVAGGAASMIHLQSNMQHSPVGMNSIPQFSPGFPCPASVYQATSQQVLTFSQANQQCSPGGHYGGYNNQSIFPQQHIPPHSQDLQPKTFPKPIYSYSCLIAMALKNSKTGSLPVSEIYSFMKEHFPYFKTAPDGWKNSVRHNLSLNKCFEKVENKMSGSSRKGCLWALNPAKIDKMEEEMQKWKRKDLPAIRRSMANPDELDKLITDRPESCRRKPLDTSMTRLPSCVPVQPQPVVTLSLPCLPIHQQLQLQLHSQPRLTPASPAPAQTPPLHTAPELIHSSPLPSKLPSDIYTAPNDAHSEVDGLDPSIMDFALQGNLWEEMKDDSFNLEALGTFSNSPLRLSDCDLDAVNLTPVSSTGTVGLPYSDLQVTSVYTSYNSLEHNSLASQYISTQGSSKPIIMH is encoded by the exons ATGATAGAAGGGGCTTTTCCACAGAGGATTGCAGGACTGATGGAAAATTCAGCTCAAGACTACAG GCTGTTGACCACAGACCCCTCCCAGCTGAATAAAGATGAGCTCCCTGGTGACCTCCAGTCTCTGTCCTGGCTCACAGCGGTGGACGTCCCCCGGCTGCAGCAACTAGGCCCTGGACGGCCAGACTTTAGCATCTCCGCACAGAACGGCCTGCTGGAGCAGCAGACAG CCCAGCTGAATAACATGACTGTAGCAGGAGGAGCTGCTTCCATGATCCATCTGCAGAGCAACATGCAGCACAGCCCAGTGGGAATGAACAGT ATACCTCAGTTCTCTCCTGGGTTCCCTTGTCCTGCCTCTGTTTACCAGGCAACCTCTCAGCAGGTGCTGACCTTCTCCCAGGCCAACCAGCAG TGTTCTCCTGGAGGACATTACGGTGGTTATAACAACCAGAGTATATTCCCACAGCAGCACATCCCTCCACACAGCCAAGATCTGCAACCCAAAACCTTCCCCAAACCCATCTACTCCTACAG tTGTCTTATTGCTATGGCACTGAAGAACAGTAAAACAGGCAGCCTTCCAGTCAGCGAAATTTACAGCTTCATGAAAGAGCACTTCCCTTATTTTAAG ACAGCACCAGACGGCTGGAAAAATTCAGTGCGGCACAACCTGTCCCTGAATAAATGCTTTGAgaaagtggaaaataaaatgaGTGGCTCCTCAAGGAAAGGCTGTCTGTGGGCACTGAACCCTGCTAAGATCGACAAGATGGAGGAGGAGATGCAGAAATGGAAACGTAAAGATCTGCCGGCCATCCGCCGCAGCATGGCCAACCCAG ATGAATTAGACAAACTGATCACGGACCGTCCTGAGAGCTGTCGGAGGAAACCTCTGGACACTTCAATGACACGTTTGCCAAGCTGTGTTCCAGTGCAGCCACAGCCAGTGGTAACCCTGTCTCTGCCGTGTCTGCCTATTCACCAACAGCTGCAGCTGCAGCTCCACAGTCAGCCTAGACTGACCCCCGCTTCTCCAGCTCCGGCCCAAACCCCCCCACTTCACACTGCCCCTGAGCTCATACACAGCAGCCCGTTGCCCTCAAAACTACCCTCCGACATCTACACAGCCCCCAATGACGCTCACTCAGAGGTGGACGGTCTTGATCCCAGCATCATGGACTTTGCTCTACAAG GTAACTTGTGGGAGGAGATGAAGGACGACAGCTTTAACTTGGAGGCCCTAGGGACGTTCAGTAACTCTCCCCTGCGCCTGTCTGATTGTGACCTGGATGCGGTGAACCTGACACCAGTGTCCAGCACAGGGACTGTGGGACTGCCCTACTCGGACCTGCAGGTCACCAGTGTCTACACATCCTATAACTCTCTGGAGCACAACAGCCTTGCCAGCCAGTACATCAGTACACAGGGCAGCAGCAAACCCATCATCatgcattaa